Within Catharus ustulatus isolate bCatUst1 chromosome 5, bCatUst1.pri.v2, whole genome shotgun sequence, the genomic segment AGGCTAAATGATCCCTCAAAATGCAAGGTCACAGAGCATTTAAATTCCCTACTGGAATAGagagcagcttctgctctgtgctcctgtaAATCATCTACCATGAGCAGGCAAAACAAGTCTATGAATACACATGAAAGTGCTGTAGCTTTGAGGAGAACTGGCATGAGCTCCTGCTCATGTGTGCAGTGGGTGACACTTTGGACATGACAGGCTCACAAGACTCTCCCACCTGACCACACTTATCCTGGTCTTCGCCatcagtgctgccagcagaggaaaagtttctcccagaaaaaatacacacagaaaatcaTAGATATGATTTTCACCAAGAAATTAAACAGGACAGTGTAAATGTGCTCATTTTCAGGGAGGCAGCTTATTCGACCTGCTGCACACATATCCACTGCAAATGTGACAGTAACTGTAAACTAAAACTAACCCAAGAAACCCAACGGTGAGGAGAAAACAGAATGCAAGAAAGGCAGCTTCAGGGTAAAGGCTGATGACCTAAGAGGATTTCTATTGTCATAAAGTAGCTTTCCCCTTAAAAGGTGGGTAAGACCACTTTGTTCAGTAAGTAGTGGAACTATATTATTTTGAGTCAAGAGCTTCTCCTTGGAGCTGATTATTTGTTTAGTGAGAAGCAGCTTCAGAGACACCATTGGTAATTCTTTTCCCTGATAAAGAGGCTGAGCTGCAACTAAAGAATGCAACCgaatttcctttcccttgccAAATGAAGCTTTGCAGCACTAGGAGGCTCAGGTTTTTCTGGATTTCTCCAGTTACAGCCACTCCAATGCCATCAGTTCTCTGCCAGACTTTATGAAggcatttctgatttttttcagaagtgaagCAAAGCAGAATTGCAAAACCTACCTGAAATCAGTGCAGCCAAAATCACCTCCCCAGCCTTACTCTGAGTACACAAACCTTTATGGGTTAACTGTTACACATTGGTTCATAATATGCACTTGCGTCAGAAAACATTTATGTTAGCAGCTGCACCAGCAAGGTTAATACCAAAATATCCTTCTATGTTTTGAGGTTTGGctgttcatttgtttgttttgttctttttagtttggggctttttaaaatccttattCTGTTCTAAATAAGGGAGTGattaattcctttctttctgttaaaTTTTGCTTCAGCCTactggtcttttttttttttttttttgtttcagacgGAAGGAAAACTTCTAGTTTGGGTACACAACTGCACAAGTACAGCCCCCAAAAGACAGAACCAGACCAGTTTGTATCGTAGAATTATAGAAcagcttgggttggaaggcacctcaAAGATTATCTAgctccaacccccctgccatagACAGGGCcactacaccaggttgctcaaagcacCACCCATCTTGgtcttgaacatttccagggatgttccagtgcctcaacACCTTCACAGGGGAAGAAGTTCTTTCTGATATATAATCTACACCTGCCTtttgtcagtttgaagccatttccccttgtcctatcactccatgcccttgaCCAAAGCCTCTCTTCAGCTGTCTTGTAGCCCCCTTATGTACTGGATTTTGTGTAAGGCTGGGCATATAATACttgaaagaacaaaaccaatgaAGTCACCACAACATAAACTACCTTGAAATTACCTATAGCTGAACTGGCTTGCCCTATAGGTCTCTGATACTGCTGGAAGGGGCAGCAGTTATCCTGTAGCAGGTATAAATGGATGGCAAtggcaagaaggaaaaataatttgaaacagCATCAGCCACTGAACACAGTTTGAGGCCTCAGGGCTCTATTTATAAGGAAAATGTATCTTCTCAGCTAGAACAATGTGCAAACATTCCTCGGATCATCTTCCTATATCAAAATTACTGAGGGGATTAGCAGTGTGTTGAAAAGGGTGAGAGCTTCTATAGGTTAACACACAGGATCAGATACTCAACCAAACTCATTCACTGTAAAAAAGGAGATTTCTTTAACCACAACATGTAATTTGATTTACTGCTCTGGCAGAAAGAGGTGCTGGGCGGTAAACCCCAGCACCTCAAGGCACAATCTTGGGCTGTTAAGTCTTACTTAAGTCACTACTTGGCTTAAGTTATTATTGGCTCATCCTTTCTCTACTTCAAATTAAAGCCACTGTGTCCCAAGAAATCATAGCCCATGCTTGGTGAGTGGTGGTCCTTTTGTAGGGGGAGGTGCCTGAGCTGGGGTATGGTTTTTCCTATTATAAGGAGTAAAAGTTCATCACTAGGGCAAGTTTTCACTACAGAACCAGTCAAAACTGGGGATATTTTTCGTTCATAATTATATATTCTGGATTAGAAGGCTGTtatctttctgtgtttttccctttcaagAACTTAGGCAATCAATTTCTGTCTTCCATATTCCTGTGATTATTGCTTCCATTACTTAACCACTTTGCTTGGAACTTTGTTATTTGTTATTCTTCAAGGTGGTGAGAGGAAAGCTAATGTCTTTCCAAACAATTTGATGGGTGAAGGTATGGGgttaacatattttaaatggGTCTCAATGTCTGTACTACCTTTGAGCAGCAGGTTTGTTGCAGAGACCAGACAGCTTGGCTCCTGAAACAAATAAGTGGGTCTGCACAAAATTGAGTTTCTGAACTTTGGGGTAAAATAGTAGGTACAAGAGGGGAATATGTGGCAATATGTGGAATATGTGGTTTGGGAAGGCTGTACCTTCTGAGTATCTCAGgcaatggggaaaggaagagggcaacTTGCAGCTGGGAGTTGAGGATAGAGGCTGCACCCTCCAAAACCTCAAGAGAGAAAACCCCATGGGCTTGTGCCCCAGTGGACTCTCTCCCTTTACTCGAGTAAAGttgcaggactcctctgtcCCCTTTATGGACATAAAATTCTGGTGTTTGTAGATTTTCCTGACAGTTGGAACCAGTATGGGAGCACCTGTGTGGAATCCCACTGGAGATTGAAGGTCCACTTGCATAGGTCCAAGAAGCTCAGTCCATCTTCAGACAACATACAATTATGTCTGTTCATATTTAAGTTATGATAGTACTTGATTTGTGGCCCTGTCAAAAGTCAAGATTATTCGAACAAGCACAAGCAGCAATGAGCCAGAGCAGAAATGAACTGGAGCCACAGACCaattaaatatggaaataagCTGGAGCCAAAATTAAGCCGGGGAAGGTGAAACCAGCTTGGAGTCTACAACATGCTGGAGGCACGAACAAACTCTAAGAGCTCAACCTGAGACAAACTGGGAGCAGAAACAAATCACCTGAAGCTGCAAATGAGGTGAAGCAGAAACCAGAGAGAGCCTTCCCGAGCATGAGACGCAAACTAGCTGGAGTTACAAAGGAACTGCGACCGCCAGCTCCCCGCAACATCTCTGTGCAGGTTGAGCCGGGTGGGCGCTGGCAGGGCAGTACGGAGAACAACAAGCAGCATCAGCATCGTGCTCGGTGCAGGCATCCCGGCGTCTTCCTGGGGGATCCACACGCGGCGAGGCTCGCTCGGGCAGGAGTGGCTCCGGAAGTGGCTGGTTCGAACTATTCTACCGGGTTACAGCAGAGTCAACGCGGGGTCGAAGGGTTCATCCTGCCGGCAGTGGATCTGGAATAGAGCTGGGGAGAAGAAACCAGGTTTGGCCCGGTGGCAGGAAGGGTCGTCGGGGGATTGATTGGCCTGCAGCTTCTCCTTGGGACGGGACCACCGGGAAGAGCCCGGAAGGGCTCCCGCAGCCCCGAGTCGCTGTGCCGCCTGGCGGCTGAGGCGCAACACGGCAGCCccgggagcggcaccgggacCCGCCTGCCCGCACCCATGGAGGTGCAGCTCTGGGCTATGTGCAGCAAGGTTGCATGAGGATAAGGCTGGCCATCCACTCCTGGGGGGGCAGCACCAGAGAGACAGCTCCGGGAGGGACACTGTTAGGAACATGAATCCACGATGTCAGAGGTTTttgtccaaaaaggagacaaaggAGTCGTAtgactttatttgaataaaggaaGAGGCCATGGGAATTTCCCATCggatctctcagatttttgggggacGCAGTCCTCTTTTAATCCTAAATTCCTAGCTGCATCaccctcttcctcttccccactGGCTGAGGTACCCAGAAGGTACAGACTTCTCGAATCACCTACTCTATGCTCCCCTCTAATACCCTCTAACACACCCCCCTTTTGttatataaaagaaagaaaaaaataaagctattCATAATTCTATTAagtctttgttctttttctctagGTTCAGGAATTTATCATGGCCTTGTCTAAGCAACAGTCCATGTTGATTATTAGCATTTTCTAGAACTAAGTTTCTTCTGTCACTTCCCTATTTTTACGTTTCTAGCCCTATCTACAGGCAGATTTACACAGTCTGTTTGTAAAGACACATTCATCTTATTCCTGATGCCTGCATCATGCCTGAGATGGACACCGTAGCTGGAATATGGACATGGTAGTTTGAATATGGACACCATAGTTGGGCTATCATGTCCCCAAACATGTCCTGAACATGGCAGAAAGaccctcccacccccaccttCAACCCACAAATAACCAGCCACAGCCATAAAGAATTTGTTAAAAAACAGCTTTGCCACTGAAGCCACTTGAGGCAGAAAACAAGTACGTTTTCCACATCTGGAAAGGTCTCATGGAAGAGTCTCGTGTCTCCACCCAGACATGTCCCtctccacagcccctctggcCATGGGCCCCCTCCATGgcccctgtgccagccacaCACTCCTCCGTATGCTCCACTCAAGACAAGCACTTTTCCATGCTGGCCCTGGCCATTCCCCCTGAGCCACCTCAAGCCACATTTACTCCCATGTCCTCTCCCAGCCGTGTCCACCCCATGCCCAGGAACACACACTCCCTCCTGCATTTAGATCCCAAAACTGTGCTGCGCTGCCACTTTGAGCCACGGACTCCGTGCTGCATTCCCAGAGTACCAGGATGACCACATCAAGAGCGCCCTCCCGTCTTATTCCAAATAATTTGTCCTGCTCTAAGTCACCTGTGGTTTACGttgggggacaggaggggcttCACCCTAACCCCGGAACCAGGGTTTGGGCACAACGCGGCTGCGGAGCATGtgtgggaaaagggagagcGGCTGGCAGGGGCGAGGGCTGGGGCGATGGAAGCGTCCCTGGGGGGCTGAGAGCTCACCCAGGACGAGCACTGCTCACTGAGAGCTGTCTCTGCGCGGGGGGTGGCAGCAGCGAGGCCCCGCGGGGACAGCGCTGACCTGGATCCCAGCCAGGCAGCACGGTGGGGGCTCAGAGCTCTGTACCCCTCCCGGTGCCGGGGCAGCGTGGCGGAAACACGCCGGGgaagggaacaggagcaggagtaCAGACGGCTGCGGAAACGTTGTCACGAGTCCCTCAGGGCTAGCAGCGCCTTCGCCTAGGCCGAGCCCCGCGGCCTTTCCCCGCCCACCGGCCTTTGTCCACCAATCAGCTCTCGCTGCCCCCGAGCTTTGGCCAATCGTGACCCGTTGCCTGTATGCTCGGGCGCCCTGCCCCCCCACCCACCGCGAGGGCCTCCCCTCCCAAGCCAGCGCCGCCGCTTCCGGTGCGCCGGGGCCGCGGCCATGGTTCGGGCGTTCGTGCTGCTGGCGCCGGGCGGGCCCGCCGGCCACGCCCCCTGCCGCGTGCTGTACGCGCGCACCTTCGGGACCCCAGCCGGGACCGCCCCTGGGGGCCCCCGGCAGCGTCTCTGCCGCAAGGAGCAGCTGCTAGTCGTGGCCAGGTATGTCCGGAACAATCGCCGCCGCGGGAATCCCCTTCCTGCGGATGCTGGGCTCGGTGTCGGTGGGACACCCGGCACTGTGTGCCCTCCATCACCTGAACCCTCTGGACTTGTGACACCTCATCTCTCTCCCTCGGAACCCCACAACCGTGATCCACCCTTTTTTTGATGGGAGGGCTCTTGGGCTTTGCCTGGGCCCCAGGCCCCTCTGACCTTCTTGACTGTGGGACACCTTCCATTCCTGAGAGGAGTCTGTGGCAACCCCCTTGTCGGGGTCCCTCAGGGGTAACAGCGCCTTCGCCTAGGCCGAGCCCCACGGCCCTTCCCCGCTCACCGGCCTCCCCATACATGGGATCCACACTTTCTTGGGATGCTGGGCTCAGCAGGTCCCCTGGGCCCCTCTTCCCCCAATAGTGGGTGTTACaagtgcatgacatattgttGCCTTTTCGCAACTATTGGAATAAAcgctatatgtataatgttaaaatagcttttctgtataaatataagttttctaatagcaaaagttaaacataagttttttaaaaataatatgcttaaactacccacttagttaaaataacagcccGTGAACATGTAATGAAGACCCTGCAGCTGACAtgacaattatcaacactcaccagctgcaaaaggccaggaccaccacccaaattgaaaaataatttaaaaaaatctaaaaccacaagccaaaaagtacacatgctctaaaaaagcaGCTCCAAAAAGTAACCATGGTAAATagttcccaaaaatttttgaacatgcaaagaaaacctatgaatatgcaacaagttaatgtattgtaaagtatattttaaaaaacattcccAAAGCAACTGTGTGCTCTTagcagcttgccaagcacccaactgttttaaccctttgctttatgtgtgtctcctattatatttttattaaatcttttaaattttaacaaaacaataaaacgtgtttttcacagtGGGGTCACTCTCCCAGGATGAGGTGGAGGTCCTTAACACGAGGGTCCCCCTTTTCTCTTCCAGGCAAGTGGCCTCCCAGTGTCAACTGCTTCAGTCATCCTTGGGATGCCTGTCCTCCCCACAACTTCCTCAGCTACCTGATGAGCTGATGTCACTCCAAGATGCTCCAGGGGGTCTTTTCCAGATGCCCCCTGGAGACCCATTCCCTGAGGGCGTGACAGTAGTCTGGTTATCAGTGCTGGCCCTTGCCTTTGCCTTGGTTTGTGAACCCCAAGAGAATCTATCCTTGGCTGAGATCACTTTGCGGCGCCTGGCTCCCCGCTTGCTTCTCTCCCTTCGCCTCCTTGGCCCTGGTGCTGACGTCCTGCTCCGTCCTGATGCTGCTGATGGCCTCCTGGACCGTCTCCTGCCCCATGGGCAGATGCTTTTTCTCAATGAACATTTCCTCCAGGCAATGGACCGAGATATGGGTATCAAAACATACCACTGAGCTACATTGATGATGACATTCTTGCCTACCACCCTCAGATATTTTTGTGGGATGAGAGACAAGGGAGGGATCAGAGATGATGGCTAAGCCCCAGTGGGATGGATGAGGAATACAGTTCAAGAATAAAGAGCAACAAGCTAGCTAAGAGCAGGGTTTTAATCCATTTATCTCCCAACACCATCATGGGAGAGCTAATAGCCATCCCCTTAAacccacctggagctgggacagtgCCAAGTTCCTGCGCTGTTTTCCTGCACTACATTCCTGCACATGACAGCAAGTGGAGGCTGCACGTGGCCGTGAATGGACACTAAAAGAGGGACCCTGGGTTGTGGTTACGCCAGCTGGGCACTGTGGGGCGGGCAGGAGGAGACATGACTCTGGGATGGGACCTTGCCAGGGGTGTACATCTGGCCATGGAGCATTGGGGTCTCTGTGTGGGAGATTAAACAGGCAGTGGGGCAGGATGTAGCCATGTGCCTAGCACA encodes:
- the AP5S1 gene encoding AP-5 complex subunit sigma-1; protein product: MVRAFVLLAPGGPAGHAPCRVLYARTFGTPAGTAPGGPRQRLCRKEQLLVVARQVASQCQLLQSSLGCLSSPQLPQLPDELMSLQDAPGGLFQMPPGDPFPEGVTVVWLSVLALAFALVCEPQENLSLAEITLRRLAPRLLLSLRLLGPGADVLLRPDAADGLLDRLLPHGQMLFLNEHFLQAMDRDMGIKTYH